In Streptomyces sp. NBC_00569, a single genomic region encodes these proteins:
- a CDS encoding DUF6069 family protein, producing the protein METPHTPYGQEPGYGQDPHQLYGPDPAHPTYPAYGPYADSAPPPPPPSRVDARKIWSGGLMTALVAALTAVAGVLLVRGVLGVAVFAPERDGAMGDASTGLLAGGAAVAALAATLLLHLLCLGTPQPGRFFSWIVTLATLVMVLLPFTTSVPLVTKVGTAAVYLAVGLTIGMLLTPVARGAVRSR; encoded by the coding sequence ATGGAGACACCGCATACGCCCTACGGCCAGGAACCCGGCTACGGGCAGGATCCGCACCAGCTCTACGGGCCCGACCCGGCACACCCCACCTACCCCGCGTACGGGCCGTACGCCGACAGCGCACCGCCTCCGCCCCCGCCGTCACGCGTCGACGCCCGCAAGATCTGGTCCGGCGGCCTGATGACCGCGCTCGTCGCCGCACTGACCGCCGTGGCCGGTGTGCTCCTCGTCCGCGGTGTCCTCGGCGTCGCCGTGTTCGCACCGGAGCGCGACGGCGCGATGGGGGACGCGTCCACCGGCCTGCTCGCGGGCGGCGCCGCCGTTGCGGCCCTCGCCGCGACGCTGCTTCTTCACCTCCTGTGCCTGGGCACACCGCAGCCCGGGCGCTTCTTCTCCTGGATCGTCACGCTGGCGACGCTTGTCATGGTGCTGCTGCCCTTCACCACGTCGGTGCCCCTCGTGACGAAGGTGGGCACGGCCGCCGTCTATCTCGCCGTCGGACTCACCATCGGGATGCTCCTGACCCCCGTGGCGCGCGGCGCGGTCCGCAGCCGCTGA
- a CDS encoding TetR/AcrR family transcriptional regulator codes for MPIARNSWTVRDKLDRQDSATRARLLTAARTVFEQRGYARTTIADITAEADVGRATFYVYFASKQEVFAVLAADLRDRFLAAQEAADPEAEDPYLLAERTNAAFLDAYVDNLAFMTVLEHQSLTDPAMRVLRDEINDRPRGRTARYIARLVRQGLAEPAGSPESVATAAAGMVAGFARTVAADPASRDRAVADLTAMYLRLLGLTPRAGAPAPGRD; via the coding sequence ATGCCGATCGCGAGAAACTCCTGGACCGTGCGCGACAAGCTGGACCGCCAGGACAGCGCCACGCGCGCCCGGCTGCTCACCGCGGCCCGCACGGTCTTCGAACAGCGGGGCTACGCGCGCACGACGATCGCCGACATCACGGCCGAGGCCGACGTGGGCCGCGCCACCTTCTACGTCTACTTCGCCTCCAAGCAGGAGGTCTTCGCCGTGCTCGCCGCCGATCTGCGCGACCGGTTCCTCGCGGCACAGGAAGCGGCGGACCCCGAGGCCGAGGACCCGTACCTGCTCGCCGAACGGACCAACGCGGCGTTCCTGGACGCCTACGTGGACAACCTCGCCTTCATGACCGTGCTCGAACACCAGTCGCTCACCGATCCGGCGATGCGCGTGCTCCGCGACGAGATCAACGACCGGCCCCGCGGACGCACCGCGCGCTACATCGCCCGTCTGGTGCGCCAGGGCCTGGCCGAGCCGGCCGGTTCGCCGGAGTCCGTGGCCACCGCCGCGGCCGGCATGGTCGCCGGCTTCGCCCGGACCGTGGCCGCCGACCCGGCCTCCCGGGACCGCGCGGTCGCCGACCTGACGGCGATGTATCTGCGCCTGCTCGGCCTCACACCCCGCGCAGGCGCCCCGGCCCCCGGCCGCGACTGA